From Tsuneonella aeria, one genomic window encodes:
- a CDS encoding glycosyltransferase family 4 protein: MNFDHPVLDRRSAPASGAQIRSIFSQLKPAAGETRHIALIGTYAPRKCGIATFGTDVFEKLAEFHPNIRVDIYALDDPKAPLDYQGIAGTIAYDDPAAYARAARQINESGVDAVWLQHEYGIFGGPEGEMVCDFVDRLAAPLILTPHTVLTDPSEVRYGILDHLVRRSSRIMTMSRFSRDLLAEKYHAPHEILQLIPHGAPDRPFGRSEAFKERMGLAGKNVLMTFGLLGPGKGLERVIEALPAIVAKHSDTVYRIVGATHPTLVARDGEAYREELQDCAERLGVADHIEWVNRFVETDELLDQLEACDIYVTPYFNLQQSTSGTLSYAVALGKAVVSTPYLHAKELLAGDAGVLIDPDSAPAIAGAVTALLDDRSELLALQRRAYAMGRQTIWPRFADGAAALIETAVAPAGHIAPITATPGLADVFAMSDHTGMFQHAIGVVADRRHGYCLHGAEKRQARLLTASASSFAATGGLEG; encoded by the coding sequence ATGAATTTCGACCACCCGGTTCTAGACCGCCGCTCGGCCCCCGCTTCGGGTGCCCAGATCCGCTCGATCTTCTCGCAGCTCAAGCCCGCGGCAGGGGAGACGCGTCACATCGCGCTGATCGGCACTTACGCCCCGCGCAAGTGCGGCATCGCCACCTTCGGCACCGACGTGTTCGAGAAGCTCGCCGAGTTCCATCCGAACATCCGCGTGGACATCTATGCGCTCGACGATCCGAAGGCGCCGCTCGATTACCAGGGGATCGCCGGCACGATCGCCTACGACGACCCCGCCGCTTATGCGCGCGCCGCCCGTCAGATCAACGAGAGCGGCGTCGATGCTGTCTGGCTGCAGCACGAATACGGCATCTTCGGCGGGCCCGAGGGCGAGATGGTGTGCGACTTCGTTGACCGCCTGGCCGCGCCGCTGATCCTCACGCCCCACACCGTGCTGACCGATCCGAGCGAGGTGCGGTATGGCATCCTCGATCACCTGGTCCGCCGCTCGAGCCGGATCATGACGATGAGCCGCTTCTCGCGCGATCTGCTCGCCGAGAAGTACCACGCCCCGCACGAGATCCTCCAGCTTATCCCGCACGGCGCGCCCGACCGGCCGTTCGGCCGTTCCGAGGCGTTCAAGGAGCGCATGGGCCTCGCCGGCAAGAACGTGCTGATGACGTTCGGCCTGCTCGGCCCCGGCAAGGGCCTCGAGCGCGTGATCGAGGCGCTGCCGGCGATCGTCGCCAAGCATTCCGACACGGTCTATCGCATCGTCGGCGCGACGCACCCGACCCTGGTCGCGCGCGACGGCGAAGCTTACCGCGAGGAGCTGCAGGACTGCGCCGAGCGCCTCGGCGTGGCCGATCACATCGAATGGGTGAACCGCTTTGTCGAGACCGACGAGCTGCTTGACCAGCTCGAGGCCTGCGACATCTACGTCACGCCTTATTTCAACCTTCAGCAGTCGACCTCGGGCACGCTCAGCTACGCGGTCGCGCTCGGCAAGGCTGTCGTCTCGACGCCGTACCTCCATGCCAAGGAGCTGCTCGCGGGCGATGCCGGCGTGCTGATCGATCCCGACAGCGCGCCTGCGATCGCCGGGGCGGTCACCGCGCTGCTCGACGACCGGAGCGAGCTGCTCGCCTTGCAGCGGCGCGCTTATGCCATGGGCCGCCAGACGATCTGGCCGCGTTTCGCCGACGGCGCCGCCGCGCTGATCGAAACCGCGGTCGCCCCGGCCGGCCACATCGCTCCGATCACCGCCACGCCGGGCCTCGCCGACGTGTTCGCGATGAGCGACCACACCGGCATGTTCCAGCACGCGATCGGCGTCGTCGCGGACCGCCGCCACGGCTATTGCCTCCATGGCGCAGAGAAGCGACAGGCGCGGCTGCTGACAGCGTCAGCTTCGAGCTTCGCAGCAACGGG
- a CDS encoding DUF1622 domain-containing protein — translation MIDPNIAAAWLGPFLRWSVILLELAGTLTILIGAAYATVMFARATLRPTADDAFRSFRSSLGRSILVGLEFLVAGDIVKSLVMNPTLQDLLVLAGLIFIRTFLSISLGVEINGHWPWQEARLSGAVTEGSRTKREPPSH, via the coding sequence ATGATCGATCCCAACATCGCAGCAGCGTGGCTGGGCCCTTTCCTGAGATGGTCGGTGATTTTGCTCGAGCTCGCCGGAACGCTCACGATCCTGATCGGCGCCGCGTACGCCACGGTCATGTTCGCGCGGGCCACGCTGCGTCCGACTGCCGATGACGCGTTCAGATCGTTCCGTTCGTCGCTGGGCCGAAGCATCCTCGTGGGCCTCGAGTTTCTTGTCGCCGGCGATATCGTGAAGTCGCTGGTGATGAACCCGACCCTGCAGGACCTGCTGGTTCTGGCGGGTCTCATCTTCATCCGGACGTTTCTCAGCATATCGCTCGGCGTCGAGATCAATGGGCACTGGCCCTGGCAGGAGGCCAGGTTGTCGGGTGCAGTTACCGAGGGATCTCGTACGAAGCGGGAGCCGCCAAGTCACTGA
- a CDS encoding heavy metal translocating P-type ATPase encodes MQVDPQTAQDRHRLGETTYYFCSARCLDKFKADPDRYLNPPGTDPAVTNPAMGSLPEAAEGSVWTCPMHPQIRRNGPGSCPICGMALEPMEPTLEEGPNPELVDMTRRLWVSAVFTIPLLILVMGGELFGLELLPMNTSMWVQLALSTPVVLWGGWPFFERFWASLRNRHLNMFTLIGLGVGVAYGYSVVAALAPDLFPASLRTMGGLVPVYFEAAAVITTLVLLGQVLELRARSATGRAIKALLGLAPKTARRVGEDGSEEDIALEAVHVGDLLRIRPGEKVPVDGTVTEGRSSVDESMLTGEPVPVEKVPGGKVTGATINGTGSLLMRAERVGRDTMLSQIVRMVADAQRSRAPIQALADKVSAWFVPAVVLVALTAFAVWSLIGPEPRLAHALVNAVAVLIIACPCALGLATPMSIMVGTGRGATAGVLVKNAEALELMERIDTLVVDKTGTLTLGKPKLVAVEPVNDFQPDEVLALAAALERGSEHPLAAAIVEGAEERNLALPGTTDFASHTGKGVSGVVGGREVALGNQALLRDRDVDSSALEPKADQHRAEGEGVMFVAVDGRLAGLVVVADPIKESAVEAVAALKRQHVHVVMMTGDNRRTAEAVARRVGIEEVIADVLPSQKQAKVEELRRQGRRVAMAGDGINDAPALAAADVGIAMGTGTDVAMESAAVTLVKGDLGGIVRARRLSKATMRNIRENLFFSFVFNAAGVPIAAGVLYPWFGILLSPVIAGAAMAFSSVAVIGNSLRLRTARL; translated from the coding sequence ATGCAGGTCGATCCGCAAACCGCTCAAGATCGCCATCGGCTTGGCGAAACCACATACTATTTCTGTAGCGCCCGCTGCCTCGACAAGTTCAAGGCCGATCCCGACCGCTACCTCAATCCGCCCGGGACCGATCCGGCGGTGACCAACCCCGCGATGGGGTCCCTGCCCGAGGCGGCTGAGGGCTCGGTCTGGACTTGCCCGATGCATCCGCAGATCAGGCGCAACGGCCCGGGAAGCTGCCCGATTTGCGGTATGGCGCTCGAGCCTATGGAGCCGACGCTCGAGGAAGGACCGAACCCCGAGTTGGTCGATATGACCCGCCGTCTGTGGGTCAGCGCGGTGTTTACTATTCCGCTTCTCATCCTTGTGATGGGCGGCGAGCTGTTCGGTCTCGAGCTCCTGCCCATGAACACCTCGATGTGGGTACAGTTGGCGCTTTCCACGCCCGTCGTCCTCTGGGGTGGATGGCCGTTCTTTGAGCGCTTCTGGGCCTCGCTGAGGAACAGGCACCTCAACATGTTCACCCTGATCGGCCTCGGCGTCGGCGTCGCCTATGGCTACAGTGTCGTGGCGGCGCTCGCACCGGATCTGTTCCCGGCGTCTCTGCGGACAATGGGTGGCCTCGTCCCGGTCTATTTCGAGGCAGCGGCCGTAATCACGACCCTGGTCCTCCTCGGGCAGGTGCTTGAGCTCAGGGCCCGATCAGCGACCGGGCGGGCAATCAAGGCGCTCCTCGGGCTCGCACCGAAGACGGCGCGGCGCGTGGGCGAAGACGGCAGCGAAGAGGACATCGCCCTTGAAGCCGTGCACGTTGGCGATCTTCTGAGAATCCGTCCCGGCGAGAAGGTCCCGGTTGACGGCACCGTCACCGAAGGTCGGAGCTCGGTGGACGAGTCCATGCTCACAGGGGAACCGGTTCCGGTAGAGAAGGTCCCAGGCGGGAAGGTGACCGGCGCCACGATCAACGGCACTGGCTCGCTTCTCATGCGGGCGGAGCGCGTCGGACGCGACACGATGCTATCGCAGATAGTGCGGATGGTTGCCGACGCACAACGCTCGCGCGCGCCAATCCAGGCACTGGCGGACAAAGTGAGTGCGTGGTTCGTGCCGGCAGTCGTTCTCGTCGCCCTCACCGCCTTCGCCGTCTGGTCGCTTATCGGCCCCGAACCGCGCCTGGCCCACGCCTTGGTGAACGCAGTGGCGGTCCTGATCATAGCCTGCCCCTGCGCCCTCGGCCTCGCCACACCGATGTCGATCATGGTGGGCACTGGACGAGGCGCCACCGCCGGCGTGCTGGTCAAGAACGCCGAGGCGCTCGAGCTGATGGAGCGCATCGACACCTTGGTGGTGGACAAGACCGGCACGCTCACCTTGGGCAAGCCGAAGCTCGTGGCCGTCGAGCCGGTCAATGACTTCCAGCCCGACGAGGTGCTCGCGCTTGCCGCGGCTCTAGAGCGCGGCAGTGAGCATCCCTTGGCTGCAGCGATCGTCGAGGGCGCCGAGGAGCGCAACCTTGCGCTTCCCGGTACCACCGACTTCGCTTCCCACACCGGCAAGGGCGTTTCGGGGGTAGTGGGTGGCCGCGAGGTCGCGCTCGGCAACCAGGCCCTGCTGCGGGATCGCGACGTCGACAGCAGCGCTCTGGAGCCCAAGGCGGACCAGCATCGCGCCGAGGGCGAAGGAGTGATGTTCGTTGCCGTGGACGGGCGGCTCGCGGGCCTGGTGGTCGTGGCCGATCCGATCAAGGAAAGCGCGGTCGAAGCGGTCGCGGCGCTAAAGCGGCAGCATGTTCATGTCGTGATGATGACCGGCGACAATCGGCGGACCGCCGAAGCCGTCGCCCGTCGTGTCGGCATCGAAGAGGTGATCGCCGACGTGCTGCCCAGCCAGAAGCAGGCCAAGGTCGAAGAACTGCGCAGACAGGGCCGCCGCGTCGCCATGGCAGGCGATGGCATCAACGACGCCCCGGCTCTCGCTGCCGCGGATGTCGGTATCGCGATGGGTACGGGTACCGACGTGGCAATGGAGAGCGCCGCTGTGACCTTGGTGAAGGGTGACCTCGGCGGCATCGTTCGGGCGCGCAGGCTGAGCAAGGCGACCATGCGTAACATCCGCGAGAATCTGTTCTTCTCGTTTGTCTTCAACGCTGCCGGTGTGCCGATAGCCGCCGGCGTACTCTATCCGTGGTTCGGGATACTGTTGAGCCCGGTCATTGCGGGCGCGGCCATGGCGTTCAGTTCGGTCGCCGTGATCGGGAATTCACTGCGGCTTCGGACTGCTCGCCTTTGA
- a CDS encoding ion channel — protein sequence MDALLVTTGAAAVLVALADVFLTVFYARIGVSLITSRMYRLTWSAFRTVTPLAGKHKDLFLSFVGPMMMAQTVALWFLLLLFGFALICWPAMGTEVQASSGRTPTDFWASVYYSGYSLTTLGTGDLVPRTTAYRVLMIVQAGIGFSVLTLTLTYFMSVYAALVRRNTLAQMLHHLSAGRGDAATLVTGLCSGDASGGRIQLTEIGARVLDLLESHHSYPVLHYFRMRDPRYAMAKVAYLTLETATLIRTVLGQPFEGLKRSAAVNLLWGSGMDLLQQTKGSLLKNWEHRDDCQPDDNERFEWSATTLGEAGLGSCDGPQARRAYIAARREWVGLARSFAEHMSYDWTAIEPSSAPRHH from the coding sequence GTGGACGCACTACTAGTCACGACCGGTGCAGCTGCCGTGCTTGTCGCGTTGGCCGACGTTTTCCTAACTGTGTTCTACGCCCGAATCGGAGTGAGCCTCATCACCTCGCGGATGTATCGCCTAACCTGGTCTGCTTTTAGAACCGTCACGCCCTTGGCAGGCAAGCACAAGGACCTGTTTCTTTCGTTCGTTGGGCCTATGATGATGGCCCAAACGGTTGCACTCTGGTTCCTGCTGCTCCTCTTCGGCTTTGCTCTAATTTGCTGGCCGGCCATGGGCACCGAAGTTCAGGCAAGCAGCGGGAGGACGCCGACGGATTTCTGGGCGTCAGTGTACTACTCCGGCTATTCGCTCACGACGCTAGGGACTGGTGATCTGGTGCCAAGGACAACGGCGTACCGCGTGTTGATGATCGTGCAGGCGGGGATTGGCTTCTCGGTTCTTACCCTGACGCTGACCTACTTCATGTCGGTCTACGCCGCACTCGTGCGGCGAAACACACTCGCTCAGATGCTGCATCATCTTTCCGCAGGGCGCGGCGACGCCGCGACGCTGGTCACCGGCCTTTGTTCAGGAGACGCCAGCGGCGGGCGCATTCAGTTGACCGAGATCGGGGCGAGGGTGCTCGATCTGCTGGAATCGCACCATTCGTACCCTGTGCTCCACTACTTCCGGATGCGGGATCCACGCTACGCGATGGCAAAAGTTGCGTACCTCACGCTCGAAACCGCGACGCTGATCAGGACCGTGCTGGGTCAGCCTTTCGAGGGCCTGAAGAGGTCAGCAGCAGTAAACCTGCTTTGGGGGAGCGGCATGGACCTACTGCAGCAGACCAAGGGCTCCCTTTTGAAAAACTGGGAACACCGCGATGATTGCCAGCCGGACGACAATGAACGGTTTGAATGGTCTGCCACCACCCTCGGTGAGGCTGGCTTGGGGTCATGCGACGGCCCGCAGGCCCGGCGCGCCTATATCGCTGCCCGCCGGGAATGGGTCGGCCTGGCTCGGTCGTTTGCTGAACACATGAGCTACGACTGGACGGCAATAGAGCCGAGCAGTGCACCGCGGCATCACTGA
- a CDS encoding DUF305 domain-containing protein: protein MAENTHQMMKMGWGRLAAMVATSVVVMFLLMYQLVYDLDHAMFSTNRLLSSLIMGGVMTVIMLAYMWRMYEGVGLKIAVVTGALLVAGGLLALNRSQQLNNDARFMKSMIPHHSIAINNARKSQITDPRVRELADQIIKSQVREIAEMKLLLEDLERNGRRGSEVLPAAPAVVTPEMVPEIRQAVQ from the coding sequence ATGGCTGAGAATACGCATCAGATGATGAAGATGGGTTGGGGCAGGTTGGCAGCGATGGTCGCCACTTCCGTTGTCGTCATGTTCCTCCTGATGTACCAGCTTGTCTACGACCTGGATCATGCAATGTTCAGTACGAACAGGCTCCTCTCATCGCTGATCATGGGAGGCGTAATGACGGTTATCATGCTCGCCTACATGTGGCGGATGTACGAAGGCGTGGGTCTTAAGATTGCTGTCGTCACTGGAGCCCTCTTGGTCGCCGGAGGCTTACTTGCGTTGAACCGGTCTCAGCAGCTTAACAACGACGCCCGCTTCATGAAGTCCATGATCCCTCACCACTCGATTGCAATTAACAATGCGCGCAAATCTCAGATAACAGACCCCCGAGTTCGCGAGCTTGCCGACCAGATAATCAAGTCGCAGGTGCGTGAGATAGCTGAAATGAAGCTGCTCCTCGAGGACCTCGAGCGCAACGGTAGGCGCGGCTCGGAAGTTCTGCCTGCCGCCCCCGCAGTCGTCACGCCTGAGATGGTGCCGGAGATCCGCCAGGCAGTTCAGTGA
- a CDS encoding DUF305 domain-containing protein encodes MRSKIFLALATAAALSACGESTESADDTEASAITGGESDPNDPFAQAEAEMNQRMMEAVGADVSDTWVKQIIEHHRGAIEMSEIMLAQNPSEHARHIAEDTIRKQTAEIEKLRALVSGAPADPRSLEPYRPIHERMRAEMRAAVGGDPAETFMRKMLAHHQGGVALSDVVLDQGQNARVRQQAQQTRANQQEDAKMVEDMLAGRPMSSSSTPASRPAASARPTSQAAPPGRSTSSAAAPTAPTPARSSATPEPVPAAPEADPHAGHDMTGGQ; translated from the coding sequence ATGCGTTCAAAGATCTTCCTAGCGCTGGCCACGGCGGCGGCCCTCTCCGCTTGCGGCGAGAGTACCGAGTCCGCCGACGATACGGAGGCGAGCGCGATCACCGGTGGCGAGTCCGATCCCAACGACCCCTTTGCTCAGGCCGAGGCCGAGATGAACCAACGCATGATGGAGGCGGTGGGCGCGGATGTATCCGACACCTGGGTCAAGCAGATCATCGAACATCACCGGGGCGCCATTGAGATGTCAGAGATCATGCTCGCCCAAAACCCGTCCGAGCATGCTCGCCACATCGCCGAGGACACTATTCGGAAACAAACCGCTGAAATCGAGAAGCTGAGGGCGCTGGTGAGCGGCGCACCCGCCGATCCCAGGAGTCTTGAGCCCTACCGGCCTATTCATGAACGGATGCGAGCCGAGATGAGGGCCGCCGTCGGCGGTGATCCGGCCGAGACCTTCATGCGCAAGATGCTGGCGCATCATCAGGGCGGCGTAGCGCTCTCCGACGTGGTGCTGGATCAGGGGCAAAATGCTCGTGTGCGTCAGCAGGCCCAGCAGACGCGCGCAAACCAGCAAGAAGACGCCAAGATGGTGGAGGACATGCTTGCCGGAAGGCCGATGAGCAGTTCATCGACCCCGGCCTCTCGGCCCGCTGCCTCAGCGCGGCCGACGTCGCAAGCAGCCCCGCCTGGTAGATCGACCTCCTCGGCTGCGGCCCCAACCGCACCAACCCCCGCCAGGTCATCGGCAACGCCTGAGCCGGTCCCTGCCGCGCCCGAGGCTGATCCCCACGCGGGGCACGACATGACGGGAGGACAGTAG
- a CDS encoding four-helix bundle copper-binding protein, whose amino-acid sequence MFGKGHSMSAEMQKCMEDCHQCHMICLQMAATHCLEMGGKHTEPAHMRLMLDCAEICQTAMNFMARNSAHHAITCRACAEICRACAASCEQVGDMEDCVEACLRCAESCDQMAAMAA is encoded by the coding sequence ATGTTCGGTAAGGGCCACTCGATGTCCGCGGAGATGCAGAAGTGCATGGAGGACTGCCACCAATGCCACATGATATGCCTCCAGATGGCCGCCACACACTGCTTGGAAATGGGCGGCAAGCACACCGAGCCGGCTCATATGCGGCTGATGCTAGACTGCGCGGAGATCTGCCAGACGGCCATGAACTTCATGGCGCGTAATTCGGCTCATCACGCCATAACCTGCCGAGCCTGCGCGGAGATCTGCCGGGCCTGTGCCGCGAGCTGCGAGCAGGTCGGCGATATGGAGGACTGCGTGGAGGCTTGCCTGCGTTGCGCGGAAAGCTGCGACCAGATGGCAGCGATGGCTGCCTAA
- a CDS encoding DUF2231 domain-containing protein, which yields MQLVRLLSLAAAFVLMLAGGAAFAHEDHEDLGAGPGPSEEQVEAQGGSRKAAVSAHEGMAEAHEMATEEHEQAADENKTFSERLVSWLGRLHTLAIHFPIAMFVGALGVELVGLWRRDPSLRTAVHVTLAVGAIGAVGAAALGWFAGGFYPRPPHPVLPYGVRAPGGSTGSNDAGGADRIVAKPLVPTPARNGKPSDNGGDAASCEAQPARLAASKLDNAAEKIFRSVILPELPCFAAA from the coding sequence ATGCAACTGGTGCGACTTCTGAGCCTTGCTGCTGCCTTCGTGCTCATGCTGGCGGGAGGCGCGGCGTTTGCGCACGAGGATCACGAGGACCTCGGGGCAGGCCCGGGCCCAAGCGAGGAGCAGGTCGAAGCACAAGGTGGATCGAGAAAGGCCGCCGTTTCCGCGCACGAAGGCATGGCCGAAGCGCATGAAATGGCAACGGAGGAGCACGAACAAGCCGCCGACGAGAACAAGACGTTCTCCGAGCGCCTCGTCAGTTGGCTCGGCCGGCTACATACCCTTGCGATACACTTCCCGATCGCGATGTTCGTCGGTGCCCTCGGGGTGGAACTGGTCGGCCTGTGGCGCCGTGACCCGTCTCTGAGAACCGCGGTCCATGTGACGCTGGCCGTCGGGGCGATCGGAGCTGTCGGCGCCGCCGCTCTTGGATGGTTCGCGGGCGGCTTCTATCCGCGTCCGCCGCATCCTGTTCTGCCGTACGGGGTGCGGGCACCGGGGGGTTCGACCGGATCAAACGATGCAGGCGGCGCAGACAGGATCGTGGCGAAACCGCTCGTCCCGACTCCCGCGCGAAACGGTAAGCCATCGGACAATGGCGGCGATGCAGCATCTTGCGAAGCGCAACCGGCAAGGCTGGCGGCCAGCAAGCTGGACAACGCGGCGGAGAAGATCTTTCGCTCAGTCATCCTTCCAGAACTTCCATGTTTCGCAGCCGCATGA